Proteins found in one Patescibacteria group bacterium genomic segment:
- the lon gene encoding endopeptidase La has protein sequence MTVLFNNNQEKIIPVVAIRQGVIFPHAEMTLTFGRSKSLAAIKAAFKSNRLICLFTQKDSRVHDPDIDDLYRIGTVARIEDVLEDKKLKHALIRGLVKVRLESLQTKEPFLIGSVSEVNDIAEDSSEVKALYKNLLNDFQRAINLGKSVDARVIIRLMSGVNPAELADQVAYVLDLETDKKQKLLELTDVRLRLEKVTEYLSHEIKVLDLEKAIASKTQKKFDKTMREAILRERKKTIEEELGEISEEDTEMKEYEVKIKKAKMPKEVKEKAKQELKRLSKLNPNHPEVGYIRTYLDWLTEMPWAKSSPNKHSITKAAKVLEEDHYGLKKAKERVVEYLAVMKLKEKNKKHPKKGRKKEEEIGGPTILCFIGPPGVGKTSIGRSIARSLGRKFVRMSLGGTRDEAEIRGHRRTYVGAMPGRIIQGIKNASTNNPVFMLDEIDKVGIDFRGDPSAALLEALDPEQNYEFSDNYLEVPFDLSKVMFITTGNILDTIPPALRDRMEIIRFPGYTEEEKFNIAKKFLWQKQLRANGLDKKKIKLADSALSEVINRYTREAGVRELERNLATICRKIARKEAEKKRVKGTVIKADVVKHLGPRKYSETMIEKEDQIGMATGLAYTQAGGDIILIEVALMPGKGRLLLTGKLGKVMKESGKAALSYVRSRWQPLQLREDFYKEIDTHVHIPEGAVPKDGPSAGVAITAALVSAFTKIPVRRDVGMTGEITLRGRVLEVGGIKEKVIAAHRAGLKTVVLPKDNKKDLEEIPTKVKKDIKFKFAEHMDEVLGIVLKTKTTRKRPKKITRNIPSRTVSLAS, from the coding sequence ATGACGGTTTTATTTAATAACAATCAAGAAAAAATTATTCCAGTTGTGGCCATTCGCCAAGGCGTCATTTTTCCTCATGCCGAAATGACTTTAACTTTTGGCCGGTCCAAATCATTAGCGGCGATCAAAGCCGCTTTTAAGAGTAATCGCTTGATTTGTCTTTTTACTCAAAAAGATTCCCGAGTCCATGATCCCGATATTGATGATCTTTATCGCATCGGGACCGTGGCTAGGATTGAAGACGTTCTTGAAGACAAGAAACTAAAGCATGCTTTAATCCGAGGCTTGGTTAAGGTACGTTTAGAGTCTTTGCAAACTAAAGAACCTTTTTTGATTGGGAGTGTTTCTGAAGTTAATGATATTGCGGAGGATTCTAGTGAAGTTAAAGCCCTCTATAAAAATCTTCTTAATGATTTTCAAAGAGCTATTAATCTGGGTAAGTCCGTTGATGCCCGGGTAATTATTCGCTTAATGAGCGGGGTTAATCCGGCTGAATTGGCGGATCAAGTGGCCTATGTTCTTGATCTGGAAACTGATAAAAAGCAAAAACTTTTGGAGTTGACGGATGTCCGGCTTCGTTTGGAAAAGGTGACTGAATATCTTTCTCACGAAATTAAAGTTTTAGATTTGGAAAAAGCCATTGCTTCCAAAACCCAGAAAAAGTTTGACAAAACCATGCGGGAAGCGATTTTAAGGGAAAGGAAGAAAACGATTGAAGAAGAATTAGGTGAGATTAGTGAAGAAGACACGGAGATGAAGGAATACGAAGTGAAAATTAAAAAAGCGAAAATGCCTAAAGAGGTCAAAGAAAAAGCCAAGCAAGAACTGAAGCGTTTAAGCAAACTTAATCCTAATCACCCAGAGGTTGGCTATATCCGAACTTATCTCGATTGGTTAACGGAAATGCCTTGGGCCAAATCTTCGCCTAATAAACACTCGATTACCAAAGCGGCTAAAGTTTTGGAAGAAGATCATTATGGTTTGAAAAAAGCTAAAGAGAGGGTAGTCGAATATTTGGCGGTGATGAAGTTAAAGGAAAAGAATAAAAAACATCCCAAAAAAGGCAGAAAAAAGGAAGAAGAGATTGGGGGACCAACGATTCTTTGTTTCATTGGGCCACCTGGAGTCGGCAAAACTTCAATCGGTAGATCAATTGCTCGATCCTTAGGAAGAAAGTTTGTTCGAATGTCTTTGGGTGGGACTCGGGATGAGGCCGAAATTCGGGGTCATCGCCGGACTTATGTTGGGGCCATGCCCGGACGGATTATTCAAGGTATTAAGAACGCGAGCACCAATAATCCTGTCTTCATGTTAGATGAAATTGATAAAGTCGGGATTGACTTTCGGGGCGATCCTTCAGCCGCTTTGTTAGAAGCTCTTGATCCAGAGCAGAACTATGAATTCTCGGACAATTATTTGGAAGTGCCCTTTGATCTTTCCAAAGTAATGTTTATTACTACCGGTAATATTTTAGACACGATTCCACCAGCTCTTAGAGACAGAATGGAAATTATTCGCTTTCCAGGTTATACCGAAGAGGAAAAATTCAATATTGCCAAAAAATTCCTTTGGCAAAAACAATTAAGAGCTAATGGTCTGGATAAAAAGAAAATCAAGCTTGCTGATAGCGCCCTTAGTGAAGTGATTAATCGTTATACTCGGGAAGCGGGTGTCCGAGAATTAGAGCGAAACCTGGCCACCATTTGCCGGAAAATTGCTCGCAAAGAAGCGGAAAAGAAAAGAGTTAAAGGAACAGTCATTAAAGCGGATGTAGTCAAACATCTTGGACCCAGAAAATATTCAGAAACAATGATTGAAAAAGAAGATCAAATTGGAATGGCCACTGGTTTGGCTTATACCCAAGCAGGCGGCGATATTATTTTAATTGAAGTGGCCCTGATGCCGGGTAAAGGCAGATTGCTCTTGACTGGAAAACTAGGCAAGGTAATGAAAGAATCTGGTAAGGCCGCTCTTTCTTATGTCAGGAGTCGCTGGCAGCCTTTGCAGTTAAGAGAAGATTTTTACAAAGAAATTGATACCCATGTTCATATTCCCGAAGGGGCGGTGCCTAAAGATGGACCTTCAGCCGGGGTGGCGATTACGGCGGCCTTAGTTTCCGCCTTTACTAAGATTCCGGTAAGGCGAGATGTAGGGATGACCGGTGAGATTACTTTAAGAGGTCGGGTTTTAGAAGTCGGCGGTATTAAAGAAAAAGTCATTGCCGCTCATCGAGCTGGTTTAAAGACAGTCGTTCTTCCCAAAGACAATAAAAAGGATTTAGAAGAAATTCCTACTAAAGTCAAGAAAGATATTAAGTTTAAATTTGCTGAACATATGGATGAGGTTTTGGGAATTGTTTTAAAGACCAAAACAACCAGAAAAAGACCTAAAAAAATTACCAGAAACATCCCTTCTCGAACGGTTTCTCTTGCTTCTTGA
- a CDS encoding L,D-transpeptidase, translated as MKLLLKISKINKLFLFGLPIAAVIAGGVLFFSARQFILERSCGCGLPSAEANGEYEEIDEVAIFNGQPVETKMAKLIPNPEALKQQEGVVLGATDDYRWIEIDLSDQKLYAHEGDKIVYEFLVSTGKWAPTPTGEFRVWIKLRYTKMSGGVRGTGTYYYLPNVPYTQYFYKGFGLHGTYWHNNFGHPMSHGCVNMATPDAEKLFYWTSPSVPQGVNVVYPSKGNPGTKVVIHQ; from the coding sequence ATGAAGCTTTTATTAAAAATTTCTAAAATTAATAAACTGTTTTTGTTTGGTCTTCCGATTGCGGCTGTTATTGCTGGGGGAGTTCTGTTTTTTTCGGCAAGACAATTTATTCTTGAACGATCTTGTGGTTGTGGCTTGCCTTCGGCTGAGGCAAACGGTGAATATGAAGAAATAGATGAGGTTGCTATTTTTAATGGTCAGCCAGTGGAAACTAAAATGGCTAAGTTAATTCCTAATCCCGAAGCTTTAAAACAACAAGAAGGAGTGGTTTTAGGGGCGACGGATGATTATCGTTGGATTGAGATTGATCTTTCTGATCAAAAACTTTATGCCCATGAAGGTGATAAGATTGTTTATGAGTTTTTGGTTTCCACTGGTAAATGGGCGCCAACACCCACTGGTGAATTTAGGGTTTGGATTAAGTTGAGATACACCAAGATGTCTGGAGGCGTTAGGGGAACCGGCACTTATTATTACCTGCCGAATGTCCCTTATACTCAATACTTCTACAAGGGTTTTGGTCTCCACGGAACTTATTGGCACAATAATTTTGGTCATCCGATGAGTCATGGTTGTGTTAACATGGCGACGCCTGATGCCGAAAAACTCTTTTATTGGACTTCACCTTCAGTTCCCCAGGGGGTGAATGTGGTTTATCCTTCTAAAGGCAACCCCGGAACCAAGGTTGTCATTCACCAATAG